From Thermoleophilaceae bacterium, one genomic window encodes:
- a CDS encoding glutathione S-transferase family protein has translation MAANTLNILPPSVNNLCARIFVRAAGLDFEEINVWGQTTTPEFLAKDPAHLTPMLEESGLPRGSLWESCAIMQYLCNRHGLHQFYPTDPGERAMVDSAMFYLIGTVYPLLARATYPALGFPQYPGEAATSEADDAVKAKAQQDAIDALAEPLDVYRAFFLDGKKFIGGDAPSIADMRLAATLEFLHAIDYEFPAWMSEYMQAMEAALGDAYSEPAADVRGYLAQMNG, from the coding sequence ATGGCCGCGAACACGCTGAACATCCTCCCGCCGAGCGTGAACAACCTCTGCGCGAGGATCTTCGTGAGGGCAGCGGGCCTCGACTTCGAGGAGATCAACGTGTGGGGCCAGACCACCACGCCCGAGTTCCTGGCGAAGGATCCCGCGCACCTCACGCCGATGCTCGAGGAGAGCGGGCTTCCGCGCGGCTCGCTGTGGGAGAGCTGCGCGATCATGCAGTACCTCTGCAACCGCCACGGGCTCCACCAGTTCTATCCCACCGACCCTGGTGAGCGCGCGATGGTGGACAGCGCGATGTTCTATCTGATCGGCACTGTCTACCCGCTGCTGGCGCGCGCCACGTACCCCGCGCTCGGCTTCCCGCAGTACCCGGGCGAGGCCGCCACATCCGAGGCTGACGACGCGGTGAAGGCGAAGGCCCAGCAGGACGCGATCGACGCTCTCGCCGAGCCGCTTGACGTCTACCGGGCCTTCTTCCTCGACGGCAAGAAGTTCATCGGCGGCGACGCGCCCTCGATCGCGGACATGCGCCTCGCGGCGACGCTGGAGTTCCTGCACGCCATCGACTACGAGTTTCCGGCCTGGATGAGCGAGTACATGCAGGCGATGGAGGCTGCCCTCGGCGACGCCTACTCCGAACCGGCCGCCGACGTTCGCGGCTATCTGGCGCAGATGAACGGTTGA
- a CDS encoding AMP-binding protein — protein sequence MFEPDVEARPWPEQLELDDANYRAQLEYLLERSPFYREKLAGSDTSGGLAGIARLPLTSKQEIRETCTRENPIGAHLCVAREEIVRIYSTSGTTGTPSYVPLTASDLENWVSGSARSYAASGVQPGQRIVSTYNAGPFVAGAALASFERLGLSHIPVGTGNTERLLRAIDLLRPEAAVLTPSYAAYLIERDVDLKSSSVERVLVAGEPGGGEPAFRTKLEAGWGARVTEAMGIGDIGVSLWGECEEQKGMHLGARGFVHAELIDPRSERATPLEDGAKGELVLTHLQHRAAPLLRFRTRDHVEMWTSTCSCGRTSPRIRCIGRTDDMLIVRGVNVFPSAIREVVSGFEPEVSGHILVRPTTAGVKQEPPLPVSVELARGTERNSALAESIRERLRNVLVVQTEVELVPWGSLGRSEYKSKLVEAASDRK from the coding sequence ATGTTCGAGCCGGACGTGGAGGCGCGGCCATGGCCCGAGCAGCTCGAGCTCGACGACGCGAACTACCGCGCGCAGCTCGAATACCTCCTCGAGCGTTCGCCCTTCTATCGCGAGAAGCTGGCGGGCTCGGACACGAGCGGCGGCCTCGCCGGCATCGCACGGCTGCCGCTCACCAGCAAGCAGGAGATTCGCGAAACCTGCACGCGCGAGAACCCGATAGGGGCGCATCTCTGCGTCGCGCGAGAGGAGATCGTGCGCATCTACTCCACGAGCGGCACCACCGGCACGCCGAGCTACGTGCCGCTCACGGCGAGCGACCTGGAGAACTGGGTCAGCGGCTCCGCGCGGAGCTACGCGGCGTCGGGTGTGCAACCCGGACAGCGAATCGTCTCCACCTACAACGCGGGACCGTTCGTGGCCGGCGCAGCGCTGGCCTCCTTCGAGCGGCTCGGCCTCAGCCACATACCCGTCGGCACCGGCAACACGGAGAGGCTTCTGCGCGCGATAGATCTTCTGCGTCCGGAGGCCGCCGTGCTCACCCCCTCGTACGCGGCATATCTGATCGAGCGGGACGTCGATCTGAAGAGCTCGAGCGTCGAGCGCGTGCTCGTGGCGGGCGAGCCTGGCGGTGGCGAGCCTGCGTTCCGCACAAAGCTCGAGGCCGGCTGGGGTGCACGCGTGACCGAGGCGATGGGAATTGGGGACATCGGCGTGTCGCTCTGGGGCGAGTGCGAGGAGCAGAAGGGCATGCATCTCGGGGCGCGCGGCTTCGTGCACGCCGAGTTGATCGATCCTCGGAGCGAGCGGGCAACCCCGCTCGAGGACGGCGCGAAGGGTGAGCTCGTGCTCACGCACCTCCAGCACCGCGCCGCACCGCTGTTGCGCTTCCGGACGCGCGACCACGTGGAGATGTGGACGAGCACCTGCTCCTGCGGCCGTACCAGCCCGCGCATCCGCTGCATCGGCCGCACAGACGACATGCTGATCGTCCGCGGCGTGAACGTCTTTCCCTCAGCCATCCGCGAGGTGGTGAGTGGCTTCGAGCCGGAGGTGAGCGGCCACATCCTGGTGAGGCCCACGACGGCCGGCGTAAAGCAGGAGCCGCCGCTGCCCGTGAGCGTGGAGCTGGCGCGCGGCACGGAAAGAAATTCCGCTCTCGCCGAGTCCATTCGAGAGAGACTGCGCAACGTGTTGGTCGTCCAGACCGAGGTGGAGCTGGTCCCCTGGGGGAGCCTCGGACGCAGCGAGTACAAGTCGAAGCTCGTCGAAGCGGCGAGCGACAGAAAGTGA
- a CDS encoding nuclear transport factor 2 family protein: protein MFACWGDDDLEGILSCVDPDIEWHSTIDSRPYRGHDGMREVFRRWRAGGEKLEVPLQRAVEVAPGRVLAVGRVRVLRSGRGFADSPGIWLFHVERGRITQAESFRSENEARQAIRRSADGVTSGA from the coding sequence ATGTTTGCTTGTTGGGGGGACGACGATCTCGAGGGGATTCTCTCCTGCGTTGATCCTGACATCGAGTGGCATTCCACGATCGACTCGCGCCCTTACCGCGGCCATGACGGCATGCGCGAGGTCTTCCGGCGCTGGCGGGCGGGGGGAGAGAAGCTCGAGGTCCCACTCCAGCGCGCGGTGGAGGTGGCTCCCGGACGGGTGCTCGCCGTCGGTCGCGTCCGCGTGCTGCGCTCCGGCCGAGGGTTTGCCGACTCGCCCGGGATCTGGCTGTTCCACGTCGAGCGGGGTCGCATCACCCAAGCGGAGAGCTTCCGCTCGGAGAACGAAGCGCGGCAGGCGATCCGCCGCTCGGCGGACGGCGTGACCAGCGGCGCCTGA
- a CDS encoding citryl-CoA lyase gives MTRISQAYLDRVEVRGRDLASELMGSMSFTEYFHLLLTGSEPTEEQRYFLDVLLVAIAEHGMMPTNVAARMTLAADPGSLQGAVAAGILGCGPVILGTAELCADLLAAAQARGGVEDIAREVHEAGERLPGFGHPLHRPVDPRAERILELAEERGVSEPHVALARAFRDAAAEVWGKPLVMNVSMPIAAVMLDLGFPPSAVKAVPILARTAGLLAHLAEEREEPIGFTMAAAAEEAVEYERE, from the coding sequence GTGACTCGCATCTCACAGGCGTACCTTGATCGCGTTGAGGTGCGAGGGCGCGACCTCGCGTCGGAGCTCATGGGGTCCATGAGCTTCACCGAGTACTTCCATCTCCTTCTGACGGGCTCTGAACCCACAGAGGAGCAGCGTTACTTCCTCGACGTGCTGCTCGTGGCGATCGCGGAGCACGGCATGATGCCCACGAACGTGGCCGCGCGGATGACCCTGGCGGCGGATCCTGGGTCGCTTCAGGGCGCTGTTGCCGCCGGGATCCTCGGATGCGGGCCTGTGATTCTCGGTACGGCCGAGCTGTGCGCCGATCTGCTTGCCGCCGCGCAGGCGCGGGGTGGCGTGGAGGACATCGCTCGCGAGGTCCACGAGGCCGGGGAGCGCCTGCCCGGCTTCGGCCACCCTTTGCACCGGCCGGTCGATCCACGCGCCGAGCGCATCCTCGAGCTCGCCGAAGAACGAGGCGTCAGCGAGCCGCATGTGGCGCTGGCGCGCGCGTTCCGCGACGCCGCCGCGGAGGTGTGGGGAAAGCCGCTCGTCATGAACGTGTCGATGCCCATCGCGGCGGTGATGCTCGACCTCGGCTTCCCGCCGTCCGCCGTGAAGGCGGTGCCGATCCTTGCGCGCACCGCCGGCCTGCTGGCGCACCTGGCGGAGGAGCGGGAGGAGCCGATCGGCTTCACAATGGCCGCCGCGGCGGAGGAAGCGGTCGAGTACGAGCGGGAGTGA
- a CDS encoding SRPBCC family protein, translating into MATWQTSTTVQARPEQILDVLTDPEAAVRWSPIDFEVEHIQGGRLTTGSRARVTGRLAGRELAFDIEVIRADEQRLLLTATGPIEIDVKYDVEPLDSHVELRAWVTVRSRGGLFGRILSGATEGLLGAGMLNAAVARIAREVEASHELSLAA; encoded by the coding sequence ATGGCCACGTGGCAGACATCCACCACTGTCCAGGCACGACCCGAGCAGATCCTCGACGTGCTCACAGACCCCGAAGCGGCGGTGCGTTGGTCACCGATCGACTTCGAGGTCGAGCACATCCAGGGCGGGAGGCTCACCACCGGCAGCCGTGCCCGTGTGACGGGCCGGCTCGCCGGCCGCGAGCTCGCCTTCGACATCGAGGTCATCCGCGCGGATGAGCAGCGCCTCCTGCTCACCGCTACGGGCCCCATCGAGATCGACGTCAAGTACGACGTGGAGCCGCTGGACTCGCATGTTGAGCTGCGGGCGTGGGTCACCGTGCGCAGCCGGGGCGGCCTCTTCGGCCGCATCCTCTCCGGCGCCACAGAGGGCCTGCTCGGCGCGGGGATGCTGAACGCGGCCGTGGCTCGCATCGCTCGCGAGGTCGAGGCCTCGCATGAGCTGTCGCTAGCCGCCTGA